A single genomic interval of Arthrobacter globiformis harbors:
- the pyrF gene encoding orotidine-5'-phosphate decarboxylase — MPEAGNTAAGAGREPFGSRLGRAMADRGPLCVGIDPHPALLASWSLNDDVAGLRRFSLTALEAVASLAAAVKPQVALYERHGSAGMAVLEEVLATARDEGVLTIADAKRGDIGSTMAAYADAWLRDGSALAADSVTLSPYLGFESLRPALDLAAEHGRGVFVLALTSNPEGASVQHVGGSDSVARRIVQAAAGENERYSGALGSVGLVVGATVGTALADLQLDLEAVRGPILAPGLGAQGATPADLRKTFGAAYHQVLGTSSRDILKAGPGVRELTEAAERTLAGLRSE, encoded by the coding sequence ATGCCTGAGGCAGGGAACACTGCCGCAGGCGCCGGCCGGGAGCCGTTCGGTTCCCGGCTGGGCCGGGCCATGGCGGACCGCGGTCCGCTGTGCGTCGGGATTGATCCCCACCCTGCGCTTCTGGCCAGTTGGAGCCTGAACGACGACGTCGCCGGCCTGAGGCGCTTTTCGCTCACCGCCCTGGAGGCCGTGGCTTCGCTCGCTGCCGCGGTCAAGCCGCAGGTGGCGCTGTACGAACGGCACGGCTCGGCCGGAATGGCAGTCCTCGAAGAGGTTCTCGCCACCGCCCGGGACGAGGGCGTGCTGACCATCGCCGACGCGAAGCGCGGCGATATCGGCTCCACCATGGCCGCGTACGCCGACGCGTGGCTCCGTGACGGCTCTGCCCTCGCCGCGGATTCCGTGACGCTGAGCCCCTACCTGGGTTTCGAGTCGCTCCGGCCGGCCCTGGACCTCGCCGCCGAACACGGCCGGGGCGTGTTTGTCCTGGCGCTGACCTCCAACCCGGAGGGCGCCTCGGTGCAGCACGTGGGCGGAAGCGATTCCGTGGCACGACGGATTGTCCAGGCCGCCGCGGGGGAGAACGAACGGTACTCCGGAGCGCTCGGCTCGGTGGGCCTCGTGGTGGGAGCCACTGTGGGCACGGCACTGGCGGACCTGCAGCTTGACCTGGAGGCCGTCCGCGGGCCGATCCTCGCACCGGGGCTGGGCGCGCAGGGGGCCACGCCGGCAGACCTGCGGAAGACCTTCGGCGCCGCCTATCACCAGGTCCTGGGAACCTCCAGCCGGGACATCCTCAAGGCCGGCCCGGGCGTCCGGGAGCTGACCGAGGCGGCGGAGCGCACCCTCGCCGGACTCCGCTCCGAATAG
- the carB gene encoding carbamoyl-phosphate synthase large subunit has product MPKRTDLKSVLVIGSGPIVIGQAAEFDYSGTQALRVLKEEGLRVILVNSNPATIMTDPEFADATYIEPITPEVVEKIIAKERPDAVLPTLGGQTALNTAIALDKNGVLEKYNVELIGANIAAIELGEDREKFKGVVERCGAESARSHIIHSMDEALKAADDLGYPMVVRPSFTMGGLGSGLAYNEDDLRRIVGQGLQYSPTSEVLLEESILGWKEYELEMMRDKNDNVVVVCSIENFDPVGVHTGDSITVAPALTLTDREYQRLRDISIAVIREVGVDTGGCNIQFAIDPATGRVVVIEMNPRVSRSSALASKATGFAIAKIATKLSLGYTLDEIPNDITQKTPASFEPTLDYVVVKVPRFAFEKFPAADNTLTTTMKSVGEAMAMGRNFTEALQKALRSLEQKGSQLDFSSVPEWEVPELIEKAKRPTTERLHQVQRALLGGASVEELFEATKIDPWFLDQLQLLNETSQEIRRSGALTQDMLRNAKRHGFSDEQIGALTHNSEAVVRGVRQALGIRPVYKTVDTCAAEFAAYTPYHYSAYDEEDEVALHSKPSILILGSGPNRIGQGIEFDYSCVHASMALRKAGYETVMVNCNPETVSTDYDISTRLYFEPLTLEDVLEVIAAEERTGGVMGVFVQLGGQTPLKLAQQLADAGVPILGTSPEAIDLAEHRGAFSRVLDKAGLVSPKNGTAVSFEDAKKIADEIGYPVLVRPSYVLGGRGMEIVYDEPNLSRYIANATEITPDHPVLIDRFLEDAVEIDVDALFDGTDMYLGGIMEHIEEAGIHSGDSACVLPPITLGSNVLDRVRTATRAIAEGVGVRGLINIQFALASDVLYVLEANPRASRTVPFVSKATGVQMAKAAALIGTGVTINQLRSAYKMLPETGDGSTLPLDAPVSVKEAVLPFSRFRTLEGKVVDSLLGPEMRSTGEVMGIDKHFDTAFAKSQAAANNALPTEGKIFVSVANRDKRSVIMGVKRLSDLGFEIVSTGGTADVLRRNGIQATPVRKVAEGSSAEGEGTIADLVIAGEIDMVFNTPSGGEARSDGYELRAAATSIGIPCITTVAEFNAAVQAIEALRTYAWSVTSLQEHAAALIASKEAALQKAAAQSPAAQNA; this is encoded by the coding sequence ATGCCCAAGAGAACTGACCTTAAGAGCGTCCTGGTCATCGGTTCCGGCCCGATCGTCATCGGCCAGGCCGCTGAATTCGACTACTCCGGCACGCAGGCCCTTCGCGTCCTCAAGGAGGAAGGCCTGCGGGTCATCCTCGTCAACTCCAACCCGGCCACCATCATGACCGACCCGGAGTTCGCCGACGCCACCTACATCGAGCCCATCACCCCCGAGGTGGTGGAGAAGATTATCGCCAAGGAGCGCCCGGACGCGGTGCTGCCCACCCTGGGCGGCCAGACGGCGCTGAACACCGCCATCGCGCTGGACAAGAACGGTGTGCTGGAGAAGTACAACGTGGAACTGATCGGCGCGAACATCGCCGCGATCGAGCTCGGCGAGGACCGCGAGAAGTTCAAGGGCGTGGTGGAGCGCTGCGGCGCGGAATCCGCCCGCAGCCACATCATCCACAGCATGGACGAGGCACTGAAGGCAGCCGACGACCTCGGCTACCCCATGGTGGTCCGCCCCTCCTTCACCATGGGCGGCCTCGGTTCCGGCCTGGCGTACAACGAGGATGACCTGCGCCGGATCGTCGGCCAGGGCCTGCAGTACAGCCCCACCAGCGAGGTGCTGCTCGAAGAGAGCATCCTGGGCTGGAAGGAATACGAGCTCGAAATGATGCGGGACAAGAACGACAACGTGGTTGTCGTCTGTTCCATCGAGAACTTCGATCCCGTGGGCGTGCACACCGGCGACTCCATTACCGTGGCCCCGGCACTGACCCTCACGGACCGCGAATACCAGCGGCTCCGCGACATCTCCATCGCTGTCATCCGTGAAGTCGGCGTGGACACCGGCGGCTGCAACATCCAGTTCGCGATTGACCCGGCGACCGGCCGCGTGGTGGTCATCGAAATGAACCCGCGCGTGTCCCGCTCCTCGGCGCTGGCGTCCAAGGCCACGGGCTTCGCCATCGCCAAGATCGCCACCAAGCTCTCGCTCGGCTACACCCTGGACGAGATCCCGAACGACATCACGCAGAAGACCCCCGCCTCCTTCGAGCCCACGCTCGACTACGTGGTGGTCAAGGTCCCGCGGTTCGCGTTCGAGAAGTTCCCGGCTGCCGACAACACCCTCACCACCACCATGAAGTCGGTGGGTGAGGCCATGGCCATGGGCCGCAACTTCACCGAAGCCCTCCAGAAGGCCCTGCGCTCCCTCGAGCAGAAGGGCTCGCAGCTGGACTTCAGCTCCGTCCCCGAATGGGAAGTGCCGGAGCTCATCGAGAAGGCCAAGCGCCCCACGACGGAACGCCTGCACCAGGTGCAGCGCGCCCTGCTCGGCGGCGCCAGCGTGGAGGAACTCTTCGAGGCCACCAAGATCGACCCCTGGTTCCTTGACCAGCTGCAGCTGCTCAACGAGACCTCCCAGGAGATCCGCCGCTCCGGTGCCCTCACGCAGGACATGCTCCGCAACGCCAAGCGCCACGGCTTCTCCGACGAGCAGATCGGTGCACTCACGCACAACTCCGAGGCAGTGGTCCGCGGCGTCCGCCAGGCTCTCGGCATCCGCCCCGTTTACAAGACCGTGGACACCTGCGCCGCCGAGTTCGCCGCTTACACGCCGTACCACTACTCGGCCTACGACGAGGAGGACGAGGTTGCGCTGCACTCCAAGCCGTCCATCCTCATCCTCGGCTCCGGGCCCAACCGCATCGGCCAGGGCATCGAGTTCGACTACTCCTGCGTCCACGCCTCCATGGCGCTGCGCAAGGCCGGCTACGAGACCGTCATGGTTAACTGCAACCCGGAAACCGTCTCCACTGACTACGACATCTCCACCCGGCTGTACTTCGAGCCGCTGACCCTCGAGGACGTCCTGGAGGTCATCGCGGCCGAGGAACGCACGGGCGGCGTGATGGGTGTCTTCGTGCAGCTCGGCGGGCAGACCCCGCTGAAGCTGGCCCAGCAGCTGGCCGACGCCGGCGTGCCCATCCTGGGCACCTCGCCCGAGGCGATCGACCTCGCCGAGCACCGCGGCGCTTTCTCCCGGGTGCTGGACAAGGCCGGACTGGTATCGCCGAAGAACGGCACCGCCGTCTCCTTCGAGGATGCCAAGAAGATCGCGGACGAGATCGGCTACCCGGTGCTGGTCCGCCCGTCCTACGTCCTGGGCGGCCGCGGCATGGAAATCGTCTACGACGAGCCCAACCTGTCCCGCTACATCGCCAACGCAACCGAAATTACCCCGGACCACCCGGTGCTGATCGACCGCTTCCTGGAGGACGCCGTCGAAATCGACGTTGACGCCCTCTTCGACGGCACCGACATGTACCTGGGCGGCATCATGGAGCACATCGAGGAGGCCGGCATCCACTCCGGCGACTCCGCCTGCGTCCTGCCTCCCATCACACTGGGTAGCAACGTCCTGGACCGGGTGCGCACCGCCACCCGTGCCATTGCCGAAGGTGTGGGCGTCCGCGGCCTCATCAACATCCAGTTCGCGCTGGCGTCGGACGTCCTGTACGTCCTGGAAGCCAACCCCCGCGCTTCCCGGACCGTGCCGTTCGTGTCCAAGGCCACCGGCGTCCAGATGGCCAAGGCCGCGGCCTTGATCGGCACCGGCGTCACCATCAACCAGCTGCGCAGCGCCTACAAGATGCTGCCGGAAACCGGTGACGGATCCACGCTGCCGCTTGACGCCCCTGTCTCGGTCAAGGAAGCCGTCCTGCCGTTCAGCCGCTTCCGCACGCTCGAGGGCAAGGTAGTGGACTCATTGCTTGGCCCGGAGATGCGTTCCACCGGCGAGGTCATGGGCATCGACAAGCACTTCGACACCGCCTTCGCCAAGAGCCAGGCAGCCGCCAACAACGCACTGCCCACCGAAGGCAAGATCTTCGTCTCCGTGGCCAACCGCGACAAGCGTTCGGTGATCATGGGCGTCAAGCGCCTCTCAGACCTCGGCTTCGAGATCGTCTCAACTGGCGGCACCGCCGACGTCCTTCGCCGCAACGGCATCCAGGCCACTCCCGTGCGCAAGGTGGCCGAGGGCAGCAGCGCGGAGGGTGAAGGCACCATCGCCGACCTCGTGATCGCCGGCGAAATCGACATGGTGTTCAACACCCCGTCCGGCGGCGAGGCCCGCAGCGACGGGTACGAACTCCGTGCCGCCGCCACGTCCATCGGCATCCCCTGCATCACCACGGTGGCCGAGTTCAACGCCGCCGTCCAGGCCATCGAGGCACTGCGCACCTACGCCTGGTCCGTGACCAGCCTGCAGGAGCACGCCGCAGCCCTTATTGCCTCGAAGGAGGCCGCCCTGCAGAAGGCAGCTGCGCAGAGTCCGGCAGCGCAGAATGCCTGA